The following proteins come from a genomic window of Aspergillus luchuensis IFO 4308 DNA, chromosome 3, nearly complete sequence:
- a CDS encoding PGAP3/PER1 family protein (COG:S;~EggNog:ENOG410PID0;~InterPro:IPR007217;~PFAM:PF04080;~TransMembrane:7 (o44-62i83-102o114-133i145-167o173-193i205-225o237-255i);~go_process: GO:0006506 - GPI anchor biosynthetic process [Evidence IEA]), giving the protein MLWTCPSECDYTCQHVVTDRRVARDPPMLNPVLQFHGKWPFRRILGMQEPFSVLFSLFNFLAHWHGIGRIRETVPAWHSLRPYYIAFGYCGLACWTFSAVFHMRDLSLTEKLDYFGAGANVMYGFYLALLRIFRLDQEKPRHKPTLRRLLTTVCALLYTLHVCYLSFWSWDYTYNMIANIVIGMAQNILWVAFSIHRYRKYGKEWMAWPGLIVVWIILAMSLELLDFPPWHELIDAHSLWHLGTVIPTAWWYLFLIKDVQNDVAGDRLKA; this is encoded by the exons ATGCTGTGGACATGCCCTTCCGAATGCGATTATACCTGTCAACATGTCGTGACGGACCGCCGTGTCGCTCGTGATCCTCCCATGTTGAACCCAGTATTACAATTCCATGGTAAATGGCCATTCCGCAGAATCCTGGGGATGCAGGAACCATTTTCcgttctcttctctttgttcAACTTTCTTGCCCACTGGCATGGGATTGGACGCATTCGTGAGACGGTACCAGCTTGGCACTCCCTGCGGCCCTATTACATTGCCTTCGGATACTGCGGTTTGGCATGCTGGACCTTCAGCGCGGTTTTCCACATGAGGGACTTGTCCTTGACCGAGAAATTGGATTACTTTGGAGCGGGGGCTAATGTCATGTATGGGTTCTACCTTGCACTTCTTCGGATCTTCCGTCTGGACCAAGAGAAGCCTAGACACAAACCAACTTTACGTCGCCTGTTGACCACGGTCTGTGCTCTGCTCTACACATTGCATGTGTGCTACCTCAGCTTCTGGTCGTGGGACTACACATACAACATGATCGCAAACATTGTGATAGGGATGGCCCAGAACATCCTATGGGTGGCCTTCAGTATTCACCGCTATCGCAAATACGGCAAGGAATGGATGGCCTGGCCCGGACTGATTGTGGTGTGGATTATTTTGGCTATGAGCCTCGAGTTGCTGGACTTTCCCCCTTGGCACGAGCTGATTGATGCGCATAGCCTTTGGCACCTTGGAACTGTGATCCCGACTGCTTGGTGGTACTT GTTTCTCATTAAGGATGTCCAAAACGATGTGGCGGGCGATAGGCTGAAAGCCTGA
- the agm1 gene encoding phosphoacetylglucosamine mutase PCM1 (BUSCO:EOG092621YU;~COG:G;~EggNog:ENOG410PHNA;~InterPro:IPR016657,IPR036900,IPR016055,IPR005844, IPR005843,IPR016066;~PFAM:PF00408;~go_function: GO:0000287 - magnesium ion binding [Evidence IEA];~go_function: GO:0004610 - phosphoacetylglucosamine mutase activity [Evidence IEA];~go_function: GO:0016868 - intramolecular transferase activity, phosphotransferases [Evidence IEA];~go_process: GO:0005975 - carbohydrate metabolic process [Evidence IEA];~go_process: GO:0071704 - organic substance metabolic process [Evidence IEA]), which yields MASPAIRKAIAEAASQYSKPEGKVFQYGTAGFRMKADLLNTVVFTVGLLAGLRSRKLSGQWVGVMVTASHNPAEDNGVKLIDPMGEMLEAEWETYATRLANAPLDKVGDVFDELIKEIDVSMENPARVVFARDTRASGSRLVSVINAALTASEVEFIDLKYMTTPQLHYVVRCKNTLGTQYEYGEPTEQGYYEKLAEAFKRVMRGVKVKGSLTVDCANGVGGPKLRELIKYLPGPEEGGMDIKIVNDDVINPDSLNFECGADYVKTKQRAPPSSKAAALDRCASLDGDADRIVYYFIDESNTFRLLDGDRIATLAASFIGDLARSAGIAQKLKIGVVQTAYANGSSTDYIEKVLKLPSVCTNTGVKHLHHAALRFDVGVYFEANGHGTITFSETALKTIKNTEPQSPAQQRSLECLQALTDLINQAVGDAISDMLLVEAILAHKGWSPKEWLATYTDLPSRLVRVEVADRSIFKAYDAERKLESPPGLQAKIESLQSRYNKGRSFARASGTEDAVRVYAEAASRSEADDLATRVANAVREAGTAKETLQSA from the exons ATGGCGTCCCCGGCTATCAGAAAGGCGATCGCTGAAGCGGCGTCGCAGTACTCCAAGCCCGAAGGGAAGGTCTTTCAATATGGTACCGCGGGG TTCCGTATGAAGGC TGATCTCCTCAACACCGTAGTCTTCACCGTgggcttgcttgctgggctTCGTTCCAGAAAGCTTAGTGGACAATGGGTTGGTGTCATGGTCACTGCCAGTCACAACCCCGCGGAAGATAATGGCGTCAAGTTGATTGATCCCATG GGTGAAATGTTGGAG GCTGAGTGGGAAACTTATGCCACCAGACTTGCCAACGCCCCGCTTGACAAGGTCGGTGATGTCTTTGACGAACtcatcaaggagatcgaTGTCAGCATGGAGAACCCCGCTCGTGTCGTCTTCGCTCGCGACACTCGTGCCTCTGGCTCGCGTCTGGTCTCCGTCATCAATGCCGCCCTTACCGCTTCGGAGGTCGAATTCATCGATCTGAAGTACATGACCACCCCTCAGCTCCACTATGTTGTGCGCTGCAAGAACACTTTGGGCACCCAGTATGAGTATGGCGAGCCCACAGAGCAGGGCTACTATGAGAAGCTTGCCGAAGCTTTCAAGAGAGTTATGCGTGGTGTTAAGGTCAAGGGCTCGTTGACCGTGGACTGCGCGAACGGTGTTGGTGGGCCCAAGCTGAGAGAGCTCATCAAGTACCTGCCCGGCCCGGAGGAGGGTGGCATGGATATCAAGATAGTTAATGATGATGTCATTAACCCTGATAGCTTGAACTTTGAA TGTGGTGCCGATTATGTCAAAACGAAACAACGTGCCCCGCCTTCCTCCAAGGCAGCTGCTCTTGACCGCTGTGCCTCGCTGGATGGTGACGCCGATCGTATCGTGTACTACTTCATCGACGAGAGCAACACTTTCAGATTGCTTGACGGTGACCGCATTGCCACCCTTGCGGCCTCCTTCATCGGTGATCTTGCGCGGAGCGCTGGAATTGCGCAGAAGCTCAAGATCGGCGTCGTCCAGACCGCTTACGCCAATGGTTCCAGCACGGACTACATCGAGAAGGTCCTGAAGTTGCCTTCTGTTTGCACCAACACTGGTGTTAAGCATCTGCACCATGCGGCCCTGCGCTTCGACGTTGGCGTCTACTTCGAGGCCAACGGTCACGGTACCATTACTTTCTCCGAGACCGCCTTGAAGACCATTAAGAACACTGAGCCCCAGTCTCCTGCCCAGCAGCGCTCCCTTGAGTGCCTCCAGGCTCTTACTGACCTGATCAACCAGGCGGTCGGTGATGCCATCTCCGACATGCTCCTGGTCGAAGCTATTCTTGCTCACAAGGGCTGGAGCCCCAAGGAATGGCTTGCTACTTACACCGACCTTCCCTCGCGACTTGTTCGCGTGGAGGTTGCAGACCGCTCCATCTTCAAGGCTTACGATGCCGAGCGCAAGCTCGAGTCGCCCCCAGGCCTCCAGGCCAAGATCGAGTCCCTCCAGTCCCGCTACAACAAGGGCAGAAGCTTTGCCCGTGCAAGTGGCACGGAAGATGCGGTGCGTGTCTATGCCGAGGCAGCGAGCCGCTCCGAGGCGGACGACCTTGCTACCCGTGTCGCCAACGCCGTCCGCGAGGCTGGCACTGCCAAGGAAACATTGCAGTCTGCTTGA
- the rrp3 gene encoding RNA-dependent ATPase RRP3 (COG:A;~EggNog:ENOG410PF8V;~InterPro:IPR027417,IPR001650,IPR014014,IPR014001, IPR011545,IPR000629;~PFAM:PF04851,PF00270,PF00271;~go_function: GO:0003676 - nucleic acid binding [Evidence IEA];~go_function: GO:0004386 - helicase activity [Evidence IEA];~go_function: GO:0005524 - ATP binding [Evidence IEA]) produces the protein MPGVKKRKVAREAPAPAPAPAQESDVESSTPEQSPEPEAQEQVQEQEEGQTKTFKELGIIEQLCEACETMGYKAPTPIQRESIPLALQGRDLIGLAETGSGKTAAFALPILQALMEKPQPFFGLILAPTRELAYQISKSFESLGASLGVRSCVIVGGMDMVSQSISLGKKPHIIVATPGRLLDHLENTKGFSLRNLKYLVMDEADRLLDMDFGPLLDKILKVLPRERRTFLFSATMSSKVESLQRASLSNPLRVSVSTSKYQTVSTLLQSYLFIPQKHKDLYLVYLLNEFAGQSTIIFTRTVNETQRLAFLLRALGFGAIPLHGQLSQSARLGALGKFRARSRNILVATDVAARGLDIPSVDVVLNFDLPGDSPSYVHRVGRTARAGKSGLAISFVAQYDVEVWLRIEGALGKKLKEYDCPKDEVMVLGENVAEAQRQAIMDMKDYNEKKGGRGKKFGGKRSRDEMDQEEG, from the exons atgcCTGGagtcaagaagcgcaaggtcGCCCGTGAGGCACCTGCGCCTGCGCCTGCGCCCGCACAAGAGAGCGATGTCGAATCTTCCACCCCAGAGCAATCCCCAGAACCGGAAGCACAAGAGCAAgtgcaagaacaagaagagggACAGACCAAGACATTCAAGGAGCTAGGAATCATCGAACAGCTATGCGAGGCCTGCGAGACCATGGGCTACAAAGCGCCCACGCCAATCCAGCGGGAGTCGATTCCTCTGGCTCTTCAAGGCCGTGATTTGATCGGTCTTGCAGAAACCGGAAGTGGAAAGACAGCAGCATTTGCTCTTCCCATCCTACAGG CCCTGATGGAAAAGCCCCAGCCCTTCTTCGGTCTCATCCTCGCCCCAACCCGAGAACTCGCCTACCAGATCTCCAAATCCTTCGAGTCCCTAGGTGCCAGCTTGGGCGTACGAAGCTGCGTCATCGTCGGAGGTATGGACATGGTATCTCAATCGATTTCCCTGGGCAAAAAGCCCCATATCATCGTGGCCACCCCCGGTCGTCTTCTCGACCACCTGGAGAACACCAAGGGATTCTCCCTCCGCAACCTGAAGTACCTGGTCATGGACGAAGCGGATCGACTTCTAGACATGGACTTCGGTCCCCTGCTCGACAAGATCCTGAAAGTCCTGCCCCGCGAGCGCCGCAcattcctcttctccgcgaCGATGAGTTCCAAGGTCGAATCCCTCCAACGtgcctccctctccaacccgcTCCGTGTCTCCGTCTCCACAAGCAAATACCAGACCGTCTCGACTCTTCTCCAATCCTACCTCTTCATTCCCCAGAAGCACAAGGACTTGTACCTCGTCTACCTGTTGAACGAGTTCGCCGGCCAGAGTACGATTATTTTCACGAGGACGGTGAACGAGACGCAGAGACTTGCCTTCTTGCTGCGTGCGCTTGGCTTCGGCGCTATCCCACTACATGGACAGCTTTCGCAGTCGGCTCGTCTTGGTGCGCTGGGCAAGTTCCGTGCTCGTAGTCGGAATATCCTTGTCGCGACGGATGTGGCTGCTCGTGGTTTGGATATTCCGTCGGTTGATGTTGTGCTTAACTTTGATTTGCCGGGTG ACTCTCCCAGCTATGTCCACCGTGTCGGACGTACTGCCCGTGCCGGAAAGAGTGGTCTTGCTATCAGCTTTGTCGCCCAGTATGATGTTGAGGTCTGGCTGAGAATCGAAGGTGCGCTGggcaagaagctcaaggagtATGACTGCCCTAAGGACGAGGTCATGGTGCTTGGTGAGAATGTCGCGGAGGCACAAAGGCAGGCGATCATGGATATGAAGGATTacaatgagaagaagggaggcaGGGGCAAGAAGTTCGGTGGTAAACGGTCTcgggatgagatggatcaAGAGGAGGGTTAG
- a CDS encoding Brix domain-containing protein (BUSCO:EOG09263NE7;~COG:J;~EggNog:ENOG410PFZF;~InterPro:IPR007109;~PFAM:PF04427) — translation MAKARTKKRTHVRAQNATAAAAKGGAASMSKTPKSMVIRVGASEVGASVSQLVKDVRTMMEPDTAVRLKERKSNRLRDYTTMTGPLGVTHLMLFSKSATGNTNMRLALTPRGPTLHFQVENYSLCRDVEKALKRPRGGGQDHKTPPLLVMNNFNSPNATEDSKVPKRLESLSTTIFQSLFPPINPQATPLSSIRRVMLLNRELAPEGEETEHYVLNLRHYAITTKKTGVSKRIRRLDPKEIRNREKKGAAVPNLGKLEDAADYLLDPSAAGYTSASETEMDTDAEVEVAESTTKKVLSKRELQRMKAGEKEKAQKKLSNAPGVEKRAVKLVELGPRMKLRLLKVEEGLCEGRVMWHDFIKKSEEEVTKLDKNWDQKKKEKEQRKKEQKANIEKKKQAKAQAKAEGKEVEDDDEDDVDMDEEDEWLSDDFEDDNAEEQENDDEDEDESMEE, via the exons ATGGCGAAGGCACGTACTAAGAAGCGCACTCATGTTCGCGCGCAAAATGCtacggctgctgctgccaaagGCGGCGCCGCATCTATGAGCAAGACTCCGAAGTCGATGGTTATCCGTGTCGGCGCTTCAGAAGTTGGTGCTAGTGTCAGTCAGTTGGTCAAGGATGTGCGAACGATGATGGAGCCGGATACGGCTGTTAGATTGAAG GAACGCAAATCAAACAGACTCAGGGATTACACGACTATGACTGGTCCCCTTGGAGTCACACATCTCATGCTTTTCTCCAAGTCGGCGACTGGAAACACGAACATGCGTTTGGCGCTTACGCCCCGTGGTCCGACATTGCACTTCCAGGTCGAAAATTACTCCCTATGTCGTGATGTTGAGAAAGCCTTGAAGCGCCCgagaggtggtggtcaggATCACAAGACGCCTCCTTTGTTGGTCATGAACAACTTCAACTCCCCTAACGCCACTGAGGACTCTAAGGTACCTAAGCGTCTTGAAAGTCTCTCAACGACCATCTTTCaatctctcttccccccgaTCAACCCTCAAgccacccccctctcttccatTCGCCGTGTGATGCTCTTGAACCGTGAACTCGCCCCCGAGGGTGAGGAAACCGAACACTATGTGTTAAACCTCCGTCATTACGCCATTACTACGAAGAAGACCGGCGTTTCGAAGCGCATTCGCCGCCTCGATCCCAAGGAGATTCGGAacagggagaagaagggtgcCGCTGTGCCCAATCTGGGTAAGCTGGAAGATGCCGCGGATTATCTGCTGGATCCGTCGGCTGCTGGGTACACCTCGGCCAGTGAGACGGAAATGGACACGGATGCCGAAGTTGAGGTGGCGGAGAGCACCACGAAAAAGGTCCTCTCGAAGCGCGAACTGCAGCGCATGAAggctggagagaaggagaaggcacAGAAGAAGCTGAGCAATGCTCCGGGAGTCGAGAAGCGGGCGGTCAAGTTGGTCGAGCTGGGCCCTCGTATGAAGCTCCGCCTGCTCAAGGTTGAAGAAGGTCTTTGCGAAGGTCGCGTCATGTGGCACGATTTCATCAAGAAGTCTGAGGAGGAAGTTACTAAGTTGGACAAGAACTGggatcagaagaagaaggagaaggagcaaagaaagaaggaacaaAAGGCGAacatcgagaagaagaagcaagctaAGGCTCAAGCTAAAGCCGAAGGTAAGGAGgtcgaagacgacgacgaagacgatgttgatatggatgaggaagatgaatggCTCAGTGATGACTTCGAAGATGACAAtgcggaggagcaggagaacgatgatgaggacgaggacgaatCGATGGAGGAGTAA
- the RIB5 gene encoding riboflavin synthase (COG:H;~EggNog:ENOG410PHUK;~InterPro:IPR026017,IPR017938,IPR001783,IPR023366;~PFAM:PF00677), which translates to MFTGLVEKIGTVSSLEPLDTSSSGGGGTSLTISDCEEILTDCHLGDSIAVNGTCLTVTAFDKTWFKVGVAPETLRRTNLGSLQTNSRVNLERAVLGETRMGGHFVQGHVDTIAKILSVTPEGNALVFRMQPRDVGVMRYIVEKGYVTLDGASLTVTNVVDGPEGYFEVMLIAYTQEKIVTAAKKPGDYVNVEIDIVGKYVEKSVQGYFAGTAGGDMKMLEKMVERIVEEKLRK; encoded by the exons ATGTTCACCGGTCTTGTTGAGAAAATAGGGA CTGTCTCGTCCCTCGAGCCTCTCGATACCTCCTCAAGCGGGGGCGGGGGTACATCCTTGACCATCTCCGACTGTGAGGAGATTCTCACAGATTGCCATCTCGGCGACAGTATAGCTGTCAATG GAACCTGTCTAACAGTAACCGCCTTCGACAAGACCTGGTTCAAGGTCGGCGTCGCCCCCGAAACCCTCCGCCGCACGAATCTCGGTTCCCTGCAGACAAACTCCCGCGTGAACCTCGAACGCGCCGTCCTGGGTGAAACGCGCATGGGCGGTCACTTTGTGCAAGGCCACGTCGATACCATCGCCAAGATCCTTTCTGTGACGCCGGAGGGCAATGCGCTGGTGTTCCGGATGCAGCCGCGCGATGTGGGCGTGATGCGGTATATCGTGGAGAAGGGATATGTCACGCTGGACGGGGCTAGTTTGACGGTGACGAATGTTGTGGATGGTCCGGAGGGATACTTTGAGGTGATGCTTATTGCGTATACGCAGGAGAAGATTGTCacggcggcgaagaagccTGGGGATTATGTGAATGTGGAGATTGATATTGTGGGCAAGTATGTGGAGAAGAGTGTGCAGGGGTACTTTGCTGGTACTGCCGGTGGGGATATGAAGATGTTGGAGAAAATGGTGGAGAGGATTGTCgaggagaagttgaggaagTAG
- a CDS encoding CaiB/BaiF CoA transferase family protein (COG:I;~EggNog:ENOG410PGXZ;~InterPro:IPR023606,IPR003673;~PFAM:PF02515;~go_function: GO:0008410 - CoA-transferase activity [Evidence IEA]) — MNLTAALRVQRACVARRSIYLPRRTTQWRSYSSAVSDDTLPLKGIRVLDMTRVLAGPYCTQILGDLGADVIKVEHPVRGDDTRAWGPPYATYTDGSEGPGESAYYLGVNRNKKSIGLSFAHKSGVEILHRLAKECDVLVENYLPGSLKKYNMDYETLRSINPRLIYASITGYGQTGPYSNRAGYDVMVEAEMGLMHITGSREGEPVKVGVAVTDLTTGLYTSNAIMAALLARARTGKGQHIDACLSDCQVATLANIASSALISGKKDSGRWGTAHPSIVPYRSYKTLDGDILFGGGNDRLFGVLCDRLGHPEWKTDPRFVTNSDRVKHRTDIDGLIEETVKQKTTQEWLEILEGSGMPYAAVNDIQGTLNHSHVQARGMVTEVDHPACGPIKLVNTPIKYSHATPGIRTPPPTLGQHTDEILGEVLEYGKDDIARLKKDGVVA; from the exons ATGAATCTCACGGCCGCATTGAGGGTACAGCGGGCTTGCGTTGCCCGTCGCAGCATCTATCTTCCCCGGAGGACGACGCAATGGCGCAGCTATTCTTCCGCTGTTTCGGATGATACACTTCCCTTGAAAGGTATACGAGTTTTGGATATGACACGAGTTTTGGCTGGT CCATACTGTACCCAGATTTTGGGTGATTTAGG AGCGGATGTTATTAAAGTCGAACACCCCGTGCGCGGTGATGATACTCGAGCGTGGGGTCCCCCGTACGCCACGTACACCGATGGGTCCGAAGGTCCAGGAGAGAGTGCCTACTATCTTGGA GTAAATCGCAACAAGAAATCAATTGGTCTGTCTTTCGCTCATAAGTCCGGTGTTGAGATTCTACACCGGCTGGCGAAGGAATGTGACGTCCTCGTCGAGAACTACCTTCCTGGTAGccttaagaaatataatatggATTATGAGACCCTGCGCTCCATCAATCCTAGACTTATCTACGCCAGCATCACCGGATACGGTCAGACTGGGCCATACAGTAACCGTGCGGGGTACGATGTCATGGTGGAAGCGGAGATGGGTCTGATGCACATCACGGGTAGTAGGGAGGGAGAACCGGTCAAGGTAGGCGTTGCTGTGACCGATTTGACCACTGGTCTGTACACATCGAATGCCATCATGGCTGCCTTGCTTGCGCGGGCGAGAACTGGTAAGGGACAGCATATCGATGCGTGTCTGAGCGACTGCCAAGTTGCGACCCTGGCGAACATTGCCAGCTCCGCTCTGATCAGTGGTAAGAAGGATTCGGGAAGATGGGGAACCGCACACC CATCCATTGTGCCTTACCGAAGCTACAAGACGCTCGATGGCGATATTCTTTTCGGAGGCGGGAACGATAGACTGTTTGGTGTGTTGTGCGACCGACTTGGACACCCGGAATGGAAGACCGATCCCCGATTCGTTACCAACAGTGATCGAGTAAAGCATCGTACGGATATTGATGGTTTGATTGAGGAAACTGTCAAGCAAAAGACCACGCAAGAGTGGCTTGAGATTTTGGAGGGCAGCGGCATGCCCTATGCCGCAGTCAATGATATTCAGGGAACGTTGAACCACTCCCACG TCCAAGCACGAGGCATGGTCACAGAGGTTGACCATCCAGCCTGTGGACCCATCAAGTTGGTGAATACACCCATCAAGTATTCCCACGCAACCCCTGGCATCCGGACACCGCCCCCAACCCTGGGGCAACATACGGACGAGATATTGGGGGAGGTACTCGAGTATGGCAAGGACGATATTGCTCggctgaagaaggatggcgTAGTAGCATAG
- a CDS encoding uncharacterized protein (COG:S;~EggNog:ENOG410PQKP;~InterPro:IPR019787,IPR019786,IPR011011,IPR001965, IPR013083;~PFAM:PF00628) has protein sequence MSPHNGAPSSQASIETAPSSAHGTLHTTTTTSGSPPSDSSRSISIGSSLGLPPSLPGRPSSVPSKRVEIPRLSAATTELLARVTGNLKGPQQRNNNDRFVTWNPSTVTRTFESQNSNSTMGKMRASSTIIELPTAPFVYSNTVAPPAVPQPASPAPQGTTGDIVKPTNLPNLAPKPPSTTPIDAVSRHSGSPVPVNVDLKPTSSTPVDAVSRHSASPIPVNIAPKPSPTPVGAVSAPTQLTASISAEPTAEIKIAPKPNGTLSNGAAPGSTPLPTQEPQPAAKSKRPQTAAGSRQRKGAANGNKRGKKRKRNNDSDGEDIIRAGDSSSDESDVAPTATQTKSGRLVNRPSLYVPAPSAPTVAKEVSNSADASDYAAVARKRKRIHRRGKDAIITCLHCQRGHSPLSNSIVFCDECNAAWHQLCHDPPIAADVVAVKEKEWFCRECRPVQISVIQPTVVRSNPDLTSGPLVPSYPPLSVPKGDVGAAEFSADERRGFLSGLSHATLVELLMTISDNNPILPMFPENMRDLQSSKFAFRLPISDASTPSTSVSGNISTSNDTRDSTSTSTEVNKHNEDSVPEATSSSSAQRRYEEISDDDSEYEFQEHRLYPRAGNGFRLSLNVDDMDIMREDPACPTFSYSLHGPAQVRAQLNEMVPVWGT, from the coding sequence ATGTCACCGCACAATGGAGCTCCTTCCTCCCAGGCGTCTATAGAAACAGCGCCTTCATCAGCCCACGGAACACTTcataccactaccaccacttctGGCTCACCCCCTTCGGATTCCTCGCGCAGCATCAGCATTGGTTCCTCCCTGGGACTGCCTCCCTCCTTACCCGGACGGCCGTCGAGCGTACCCTCAAAGAGGGTGGAGATCCCCCGGCTCTCTGCAGCTACTACCGAGTTACTGGCGCGGGTCACCGGGAACCTCAAAGGACCGCAGCAGaggaataataatgatagaTTTGTTACATGGAACCCATCAACAGTTACTCGGACGTTCGAAAGCCAGAATAGCAACTCCACAATGGGGAAAATGAGGGCCTCTTCTACAATTATTGAATTGCCTACGGCGCCGTTCGTGTATTCGAACACTGTGGCGCCACCGGCGGTTCCTCAGCCTGCCTCCCCAGCGCCTCAAGGAACTACAGGAGACATAGTAAAGCCTACAAATCTACCCAACCTCGCCCCCAAACCGCCCAGCACAACACCAATTGACGCAGTATCAAGACATTCAGGGTCTCCAGTCCCGGTCAATGTCGACCTAAAACCCACAAGTTCAACGCCCGTCGATGCAGTATCACGGCACTCGGCGTCCCCAATTCCAGTCAATATCGCCCCAAAACCAAGCCCGACACCTGTCGGTGCGGTTTCAGCACCAACACAATTGACTGCATCCATATCAGCAGAACCCACAGCTGAGATCAAAATTGCCCCTAAACCAAATGGGACATTGTCGAATGGTGCAGCACCAGGATCGACACCCTTGCCTACACAGGAGCCACAGCCAGCAGCAAAGTCCAAGAGGCCACAAACCGCAGCTGGCTCGCGCCAGCGAAAGGGTGCGGCAAATGGTAACAAGCGCGGCAAGAAGCGCAAACGAAATAATGATAGTGACGGGGAAGATATCATAAGGGCCGGTGACTCCAGTAGCGACGAATCAGATGTTGCACCAACAGCGACGCAAACAAAATCAGGCCGCTTGGTCAACCGGCCTTCTCTATATGTGCCTGCACCGTCAGCTCCTACGGTAGCCAAGGAGGTAAGCAATTCGGCCGACGCGTCTGATTATGCAGCCGTCGCACGAAAGCGTAAACGTATCCACCGCCGAGGGAAAGATGCGATTATCACTTGCTTGCATTGTCAGAGGGGTCATAGCCCATTGAGCAATTCGATCGTATTCTGTGACGAGTGCAATGCCGCATGGCATCAGTTGTGTCACGATCCTCCTATTGCCGCAGATGTTGTTGcggtcaaggagaaggaatggTTCTGTCGGGAATGCCGGCCTGTCCAGATTTCTGTCATTCAGCCAACAGTTGTGCGGAGCAATCCTGACCTCACATCTGGGCCATTAGTCCCTAGTTATCCTCCGCTATCAGTCCCCAAAGGCGACGTTGGTGCAGCGGAATTTTCGGCTGATGAGCGACGAGGCTTCCTGTCGGGTCTTTCGCATGCAACCCTCGTTGAGCTCCTGATGACCATCTCGGACAACAACCCGATATTGCCGATGTTTCCTGAGAATATGAGGGATCTTCAGTCGTCCAAGTTCGCGTTTCGATTGCCAATTTCGGATGCCTCGACTCCGTCGACATCGGTGTCGGGTAATATTTCGACAAGCAATGATACAAGGGATTCCACGTCTACATCTACTGAAGTAAACAAACACAATGAGGACTCTGTCCCCGAAgccacatcttcatcgtctgctCAAAGGCGGTATGAGGAGATCTCTGATGACGACTCGGAATATGAATTTCAGGAGCACCGGTTGTATCCACGTGCTGGGAACGGATTCCGGCTATCGCTCAATGTGGATGACATGGATATCATGCGCGAAGACCCTGCTTGTCCTACCTTCAGCTATTCGCTACACGGACCTGCGCAGGTACGCGCACAGCTGAACGAAATGGTTCCAGTGTGGGGAACATGA